The DNA sequence CATAGGACCAAGCAAATACTTATGGATTTTAGTTGGTAGTATCTCGTTTTTAATAATTTTATACATTTTATGGGGTCCAGTTGAAAAAGTGGCTAGTACTCAAGGATGTGATATATATAGGGTATATAAAATTTTAGCAATATGGTTTACTGTATTTTGGATAGGATATCCGATAATTTGGTTTTTAGGTAAGTCAGGGTTAGGTATAGGAAATCGAAAAATTTTCAGCTGTTTATCTATTGTAACTCCTGCTATGTTTAAAGTAGGATTTGTAACATATAGTTTAAAAAAAATTAAAGATATCATTAATTTATAGAAAAAATACATTTAAAATATGGAAAATAAATTTAAATTTTAATTTAAATTTTAAAAATAATCCATTATGTCGTAAAAAAATTTTTTTCCAAAAAATATTAATTTTAGTATAGATTTTCTAAAAAAGTTGTAGTATTATTTAAACATAGGCAACAAGATTAGACAAAAAGTGAAAACAGAAGACAATAGGAAATGACATAAATTTTAGATATATTAAAAGGATAATCATCCCAATGATTCCTTATAACCTTTAGATAAAATACTATCCCCCCATAAAATAGTATTTTAAACCTAATACCCACCCATTTAAAAGACTGTATCGGAAGCAGTCTTTTTTTTTATGTATTTTAGTAGTATGATTAATGTAGAACATTTAGATACATTTCACAAATTAAATTAGGAGATAAAATTATGAAGATATTAATAGATGCTGATGGATGTCCAGTAGTAGATGAAACAATAAAAATAGGAAAAAAATTTAATATAGAAACTATAATAATGTGTGATACTTCTCACATGTTCAACAAACCAGGAATTGAGATAATAACTCTTCCTAAAGGAGCGGACTCTGTTGACTTTGCACTTATCAATAAAGTAAATAAAGGTGATATAGTAATAACGCAAGATTATGGATTAGCAGCAATGGTTTTATCTAAGGGTGGATATCCGATAAATCAAAATGGAATAGTTTATACTGACGAAAATATTGACCAATTATTATACACAAGACACTTATCTAAAAAAGCAAGAAATTCAGGTTCTAGAATGAAAGGACCTAAAAAAAGGCAAAAAGAAGATGATATAAGGTTTGAAGAGAATTTAATAAATCTTATAAATAATCATAAATAAGGTTAAATATGAAATTAAAGTCATACAACAATAAACAAATATATTGGTTAGTAGGATTGATATTTATTAGTCTGCTTATAATAAAAATAGGTGGAGATAACTTTCAAACAATATTTATAATAAGTGTTATTTGGTTAATATATATAGGAATTTTCATAAAAAGTTTAGCTAAATTAAAAAATAAAAAGTGGTTAATCATAACATCTAAAATTTATAATGTCTTGATATTTATATTTATAATAACTTTTATTTTACTAGAAATATTTTTATGTATAAATATAATCAATTTTAAAGAAGCAAAGGATATAGAAAATTTAGAATATATAATAGTTCTAGGAGCAGGCCTTGATGGTGAGAATGTTGGGAACACACTAAAATCAAGGTTAGATAAAGTTATAGAATATAAACTTTCAAATGGAAATACACAGGTAATAGTATCTGGGGGTCAAGGTAAAGATGAAGTTATTTCTGAGGCAGAAGCTATGAAAAGATATCTAATAAAAAATGGAATAAAAGAAAATCAAATTATAAAGGAAGATAAATCAACAACGACATTAGAAAACATTAAGTTTAGTAAATCAATTTTAAAAGATAGAAATGATGAAAATGAAAAAGTATTAATAGTAACTAATGATTTTCATTTAACAAGAGCAAGAATAATTGCTAATTTATTAGGAATAAAAAGTGAAGGGCTAGCATCACAAACACCTATAAG is a window from the Paraclostridium sordellii genome containing:
- a CDS encoding YdcF family protein, with protein sequence MKLKSYNNKQIYWLVGLIFISLLIIKIGGDNFQTIFIISVIWLIYIGIFIKSLAKLKNKKWLIITSKIYNVLIFIFIITFILLEIFLCINIINFKEAKDIENLEYIIVLGAGLDGENVGNTLKSRLDKVIEYKLSNGNTQVIVSGGQGKDEVISEAEAMKRYLIKNGIKENQIIKEDKSTTTLENIKFSKSILKDRNDENEKVLIVTNDFHLTRARIIANLLGIKSEGLASQTPIRIRINYLVREYPTMIIDLVRTSIYALNN
- a CDS encoding YaiI/YqxD family protein, with product MKILIDADGCPVVDETIKIGKKFNIETIIMCDTSHMFNKPGIEIITLPKGADSVDFALINKVNKGDIVITQDYGLAAMVLSKGGYPINQNGIVYTDENIDQLLYTRHLSKKARNSGSRMKGPKKRQKEDDIRFEENLINLINNHK